One Aquisediminimonas profunda genomic region harbors:
- a CDS encoding alpha/beta hydrolase, producing the protein MAGQPQDLQFESEATLLAARLYRPEGSGPVPVIVMAHGFSAVMEQLAPQAEALRAAGFAVLAFDHPCFGLSAGEPRGEVDPPRQLRAWRDAVSFVRTLDGVDRDRIGLWGSSFSGGHVIQAGALDPRVRCVVSQVPFVAGWDLIASRNDADAFVALLVSERERRFAGGEPTMLAVTSADPDIPCAFPGSTARRFFDEVRLKSWTNAVTLSSFEHVRGYEPGLWAHRLAPRGLLVIVAEDDRVTPVPPVLEAFARAGEPKQLVRVPGDHFEVYGGPGFDLAMNAAIAWYREHLA; encoded by the coding sequence ATGGCAGGCCAACCTCAGGATTTGCAGTTCGAGAGCGAAGCGACGCTGCTGGCCGCGCGCCTCTACCGCCCGGAAGGCAGTGGCCCGGTGCCCGTCATCGTGATGGCGCACGGCTTTTCCGCGGTGATGGAGCAATTGGCACCGCAGGCAGAGGCCTTGCGGGCTGCTGGCTTTGCCGTTCTCGCGTTCGACCATCCCTGCTTCGGGCTTTCGGCGGGCGAACCGCGCGGCGAAGTGGATCCCCCGCGTCAGCTGCGGGCATGGCGCGACGCCGTATCGTTTGTGCGAACGCTCGACGGGGTGGACCGGGACCGCATCGGTCTTTGGGGTTCGAGCTTTTCCGGCGGGCATGTCATTCAGGCTGGCGCGCTCGATCCGCGCGTCCGCTGCGTCGTGTCCCAGGTGCCGTTCGTGGCCGGGTGGGACTTGATCGCCAGCCGCAACGACGCTGATGCGTTTGTTGCACTGCTGGTCAGCGAGCGCGAACGACGCTTTGCGGGTGGGGAGCCGACGATGCTCGCAGTCACGTCAGCCGATCCAGACATACCCTGTGCTTTTCCGGGCAGCACGGCACGGCGCTTTTTCGATGAGGTGCGATTGAAGAGCTGGACCAATGCCGTGACCCTCAGTTCATTCGAACATGTGCGCGGTTATGAGCCGGGGCTTTGGGCTCACCGCCTCGCACCGCGCGGCTTGCTGGTCATCGTCGCCGAGGATGATCGGGTTACGCCCGTGCCACCGGTTCTCGAAGCCTTTGCACGCGCCGGCGAACCCAAGCAGCTGGTTCGCGTGCCGGGCGACCATTTCGAAGTGTATGGCGGGCCGGGTTTCGACCTGGCAATGAATGCCGCGATTGCGTGGTATCGCGAACATCTGGCTTGA